TCTAGTCGAATTTTTCAGCTAAAAAGGTACTGTTTTTTCCTATTTTTTGACTAAAACAGGGGGCATAGCCTGCTTCTTCGTTATTCCCGTTCGATAAAACTTCCAAATAACGCTCTGCTGATAAAATTCTGATCTCGATTGCCCGCGCAGGTAAAATGTTGATCCGTCATTTATCCGGCTGATAATAATAGAACTCAGCTCGCTGAGCATTGACACTCGGTGTGGGGAGTTGGGTGCATAGGCAACCATGACGCCCCCAAGCTGGTAAAAACGTGATCTAAAAAAGGGCCCGAAGGCCCTTGCTTGATTAAGGAACTTTATGACAATTAAAACTGGTTCATGGTGTTGGCTTCGCCACCGGCTTTCAGCGCATTCTCACCGCTGAAGTACTCTTTGTGCGTATCACCTATATTAGAGCCTGCCAGATCCTGATGCTTCACTGACGCCTGTTCGCGGCGGATCTCTTGTCTTTGAACATCGCGGACGTATGCAAGCATACCCAGGTCGCCAAAATAGCCTTCTGCAAGAATGTCGGTACTCAGTGCCGCTGTGTGATACGTAGGTAAAGTGATCAGGTGGTGGAAAATACCTGCCTGAGCAGCCCCATCACGCTGGAAGGTACGTACTTTTGTATCCGCTTCCGCTGCCAGTTCTGACTGATCCAGCTCTGGTGCCATTAACGCTTTAGGATCTTGGCTGGGATCCGGATAAGCAGACAAGTCTTTACCCTGTGCCTGCCATTCTGCATAAACCTGTTCACGGAATTTCAGGGTCCAGTTGAATGACGGCGAATTGTTATAAACCAGTTTGGCGTTCGGTACTTGTTCACGCACGCGGTTAACCAGCTCAGCAATTTGCTCTACATTGGGCTTTTCGGTTTCAATCCACAACAGATCGGCGCCTGATTGTAAGCTGGTAACGCAATCAAGTACCACGCGGTCTTTTTCGGTGCCTTCTTTGAATTGGTACAGGCCATTGTCGAGACGCACCGGCTTACGCAGTTCACCTTCCTGCTTAATCACCATATCTCCTTCTTCAAGGTCGGCTGCGCTTGAGATCACTGTGGTATCCAGAAACGCATTGTACTGGCTCGCCAGATCGCCAGGCGTTTTCGAGACCGGAATTTTCTGAGTCAGACTGGCACCTAAAGAATCAGTGCGGGCGACAATAATACCATCTTCTACGCCCAGCTCGAGGAAGGCATAACGTACCGCATTAATTTTTGCCAGGAAGTCTTCATGAGGTACTGTGACTTTACCTGCCTGGTGACCACACTGTTTGGCATCCGATACCTGGTTCTCAATCTGGATGGCACAGGCACCTGCTTCAATCATTTGTTTGGCCAGCAGGTAAGTGGCTTCTTCGTTACCAAAACCAGCATCGATATCTGCAATGATAGGCACCACATGGGTTTCAAAATTATCGATTTGTGCTGTGATTGCCTGTACATCACCGCCCTGTGCTTTGGCCTCATCCAGTGCTTTATAGAGATGGTCGAGTTCACGTGCATCGGCTTGCTTTAAGAAGGTGTAGATCTCTTCAATCAGTTTAGGCACCGCGGTTTTTTCATGCATACTCTGATCTGGCAGCGGACCGAACTCAGAGCGAAGCGCGGCGACCATCCAGCCACTCAGGTATACATAAGAGCGCTTAGTGGTTTTATTGTGACGTTTGATGGCCATCATCATTTGTTGAGCAGTAAAGCCATGCCAGCAGCCCAGAGACTGCGTATACTGGCTGCTGTCTGCGTCATAAGCTGCCATGTCTTCGCGCATGATTTTTGCGGTATATTTAGCGATATCCAGACCCGTTTTAAAGCGGTTTTGTAAATGCATGCGGGTTGCAAATTCAGGGTTAATACCTTGCCATGCACTGCCCTGAGACTGGCATAGTGTTGTAAGACGATCAATTTGAGAGGTATAACTGCTCATAACAAAATTCCTTCGAACGGGTTTAAGCTAACTGGTTTATGTATGTTCGCCAGGTTGCGAATGTGAGAGTGCTTGCTGGCGTTTAAATAAACACTAGACCGACCAGTGAAATTTTTTAAATTTATAGTTGTTATTGCCAGTATATTTATTGTGAATGGTAAAAGGGGTTTGTTTTTACCGAATTTGGCTTATTTTAAAGTGACCCGTTCAAACCCGATCAAGGATCACTCACATGAGCTCTCATATTTTACAGGCCGGTTTACGCATCGATTCGCGTCTGTTTGACTTTGTCGATCAGGCGCTATTGCCTGGCACCCGGATTAACGCAGACGACTTCTGGTCTGGCTTTGCCAATATTATTCGTACGCTCACCCCCAAAAACCGTGCACTGCTGGAAAAGCGCGATAGCTTGCAAAAGCAAATTGATGACTACCATTTATCCAACCCTGGCTGGAATGCTGAAAAATATCGGACATTTCTGACTAAAATAGGCTATCTGGTGCCTGCAATTGAAGCACAAAGCATTACCACTGCGCAGGTTGAACCCGAAATAGCCCGTATCGCGGGTCCACAGCTGGTGGTGCCTGTGAGTAATGCACGCTTTGCATTGAATGCGGCAAATGCCCGCTGGGGCTCTCTATACGATGCGCTTTACGGTACCGATGTGCTATCCGAAGAAGATGGCGCCGAGCGCGCGAGTGCATACAACCCGGTACGCGGTTTTAAAGTAATGGCTTATGGCCGTCAGTTGCTGGATCGTATGTTGCCGCTTGCGCATGGCTCTCATATTGAAAGTACCAACTACGCAGTGGTCCAGGGTGAGCTGATCATCACGCTCAATGACTCCAGTCAGGTTAAGTTGACGGAGCCCGCACAGTTTGTCGGATATAACGGACAGCCACAGAATCCGACGGCACTGTTGTTTAAGCATAATGATCTGCATTTTGAGATCTTGATCGATCCTCAGGATCCGATCGGAGAGGCTGACAAGGCCGGGATCAAAGACATTATTCTGGAATCGGCCCTGACTACCATTATGGATTGTGAAGATTCCGTGGCCGCGGTAGACGCCGAAGATAAAGTGCAGGTTTACCGCAACTGGCTGGGCCTGATGCAGGGCACGCTCAAAGAGGAGTTTGTAAAGGGTGGTCAATCCGTTGTGCGCTCGCTAAACGCAGATAAAACATACCTGACGCCTGATGGGGGATCGCTTACGCTCAAAGGCCGGGCGATGATGTTTGTGCGTAACGTGGGTCACCTGATGACCACGCCTGCGATTTTAGATGAGCAAGGTGAAGAAGTCTTTGAGGGCATGGTCGACGCGGTGATCACCGCAACAGCAGCACTGCATGATCTGCACGGCGATGGTGTACTGAAAAACTCCAGTGCGCAAAGTGTCAATATCGTTAAACCCAAAATGCATGGCCCCGAAGAAGTTGCCTTAACCGGTGAGCTGTTCGATGCCGTTGAAGAGTTGTTGGGTTTGCCCGCTAATACCCTGAAAATGGGGATCATGGATGAGGAGCGCCGTACTTCGGTTAATTTGCAGGCCTGCATCAATGCAGCACAATCCCGTGTGGTGTTTATCAATACCGGGTTTTTAGACAGAACCGGCGACGAAATTCACACTTCGATGCTCGCAGGTCCGGTATTGCCTAAAGGCGAAATAAAAGCACAACCCTGGATAGCAGCCTATGAGGACCGCAACGTAGATATAGGTCTGGCATCAGGGTTTGCCGGTAAGGCGCAAATAGGCAAAGGTATGTGGCCGATGCCTGACAAAATGGCGCTGATGATGGAGCAAAAGCTGGCTCATCCTAAGTCCGGCGCGAATACCGCCTGGGTGCCCTCACCCACAGCTGCCACTTTGCATGCGATGCACTATCACGATGTGAAGGTGGCCACATTACAACAGCAAATTGCACAGCGCCAGATGGCGAGCCTGGACGACTTGCTTACACCGCCATTGCTGGGCGAGCGCCAGTTAAGCGAAGAGGATATTCAGACTGAGCTAGACAACAATGCGCAGGGCATTCTGGGTTATGTGGTGCGCTGGATTGAGCAGGGCATTGGCTGTTCTAAAGTCCCTGACATTAATCACATCGGCCTGATGGAAGACAGAGCGACTCTGCGTATTTCCAGTCAGCACATTGCAAACTGGCTGCATCATGGCATTTGCACCGAAGAACAGGTTAAGCGCACGTTTGTACGTATGGCGACAATTGTTGATGAGCAAAATAGTCATGATCCTCACTACGTGCCTATGAGTGGCGACAATATGACGGATAACCTGGCGTTTTCAGCTGCTCTGGCGTTAGTGCTTGACGGCAAGGCACAACCGAATGGTTACACTGAACCTCTGTTACACGCGTATCGACGTCAATATAAGCAACTTGCTCAGTAGGATATATGGCTGGTTTGGGTAACAGAGTGTAAAGGGGCTTTACGCTCTGTTGCCCGGTAAAATGTCAGCAGATGTAAGATTGCGTCAGATTTATGTTATAACCCATTGTATTATTTTAGTGCAGTGCATACTCTTACCTGAAAGAGATAAATACGGATGATGATGACTATGCTGTCAGGGAAATATACCTTTGCAGGAATTAGTGCTGTGTTTTTGTCGGGCTGTGTTTTTGTGCCGCATACCGAGGTGAGTTTTGATGAGTATTGTGGTGTGTACAAAGAATCTACCAGTATCAAAATGGCGCCGCGTGCTGCCAGTAATCTGGTGTTTCACGAACTCGAACTGGCTGGTGGTTTGGCACTGGCTATGTCCAACGGTGTGGTTAACGCACAAGAACGCCAGGCTTACAAAGAGGCCTGCCTGGCAAATGGCATTGATATAGACGCTGAGCGCAAGCTGAGTGCTGATACTTCTGTGCCTCAATCAAAGCAGCAACAAGCGTGCGATGCGCACGCGTCTGATTTATGCGAGATTGAACGACGTCGCTGATCCGGTTTTTTTATTGCTGCCTGTCAAAGTCATTGCCGTGACTTTTTCCTTCCGATTCTTCTTTAGCGCCACCAGCTTATTTTGACGTCTGGCGTATCGGTGTGACTGATATCAAGCGCCAATAACCCGCCGTTTTACTGGCTTGAACTTTAAGAAAAAGAGACGCAAAGACCAGAACCCTTTGATAGTTATGGGTTAGTGAATATTGGTGCTATTTTATACGCTCGTGGTATGAGAAATGCATCAACACTCAGACCTAGCACATAGTTTAAAACCGGTAGCAAAATGACGTACTCAACCCCGGAGCTCAGCCAGTTGCAGTACTGGTTGTCTCATGTTTCAAATTCTCATGGTGATGTGTCACAAAAGTGCCTCACATCTGACCTGTCTTTAAAACAAGGCGCTAAAGCAGCGTCTCATTTAGCCGAAGAGCATCAGCAGAAAACGTATTCCGCAGCGCATGTAAAGCGGTTGAAGGCGTGTCTGAAAGGTGAATTTAGTTTGCTGTGTGCCTTGATGGGCGAAGATGTTTTTGACGTGTTCGCTAAGGAATGCGTGATGGCTTTACCATCTAAGGCTTTGACCTTTCATACTTTGGGCAAAGCGTTTGTACGGTTTTTGGCTAATTCCTGGCCGCAAGGTAAATTTAACACCAGCCAAAGTGCGCTGTTTGAGGTGTATGTGGAGCTGGGCCGTTTTGAACGTGCCAAAGCCGAAGTGCTGGCTGCCAAAGGGTCAGAGCAAATGCCACCAGCTGAGTTCGCATTGAACGAGTTCGAACTGCTGGGCGGCGGTGCATCACTGAACATTATGGTGCCTGATTGTGTGCGTTTGCTGATGAGTGAATACGACATATTCCCGCTGCTGTCTCAGCTGGAAAATCGCCAAACGAAAGGCGGCGAATCGCCTGCCATGCCAGCCAGAGAAACCCGTTACATAGCTCTGACCCAGCAAAACGGCCAGCTGACCACTCAACCTTTGACTCACTGGCAGGCAGATCTGTTAAGTCACTGCAATCAGGCGACCTCGTTTGAACAGGCACTGGCAAACAGCGCTCGTCGTCAGGGTATGGAGCCTGCGGTACTCAGGGCGCGTCTGGCCATTTGGCTGCCAGCCGCCGTCGCCAGTGGCCTGTTGTTGGTTGCGGAAACGGCAAAACGCCCAACAGCAACCACCTAGAAGATCTTGTACTACTTATAAGCGCAGCGCGAGGGGCGAATATCCAGTTTTGCAGAAAATCTGCTGGCTAATTGGTGGCGCCAGTACGGTGCCATCATCTCTTTGTTAGGCGCTTTAGGACCAAGCGTGACATACTCAATAGGGGCCAGATGATCGTCTCTGTGTAGCTCCAGATATAAACGCGGGGCAGTGCCCTGAGCAAAATCAGGAGCTGCACTTTGGATCTCTTTTGCGCCATAGTCTAAGTGTGTGACGATCACCCTGTGTTCTCGTTCATCTTTGTAGTTGGCGTCTTTTAATAAATAAGGCAATGGGCCGAGCAGCCAGGCAAGCGTTTGTAGCTTTTCGGGTGTTGGGTTCTTGCCGACAAACTTATCGACTTCTTTTTTGAGATCTTTGAAGTAAGATTGCAACTTGGTTGCACCCTGACCCAGTAGTTTAAAATTATCTTTTAGATACATAACCCGATAGAATGCAGCGCTTTCCTGAGGCGACCGGCCAGTATTGGCAAATGAAGGTTTTCGTCGCTCTTGCTCTGTGTGGTTGTTCTGCTCAGCCATTAAACGATAGTCAAAAAAGCCTTCTGTATTAAAAGTAATGGCGCAGCCACAGGCATCGTCATTAAAATGGTTTTTACTGTAGAAGCGCCACATATTCAGGCTGTCGCTGTCCGGTAAAAAGCAGCCAATAAACACCGGGTTGCCCTCTTCCGGCTCGTAGCCTAATTCTTGCTATAGCAACTTCCCCTCATTGGGGTCGTTGACTGCGTTAATATGTCCCAGTCTGAAGGGGCTTTTCTCCAGTAAAATGGCCTGACCCACGTCGAATGAAGTGTAGTGAGTCATCGAGAGGTTTTTACTGACTTTTAGATGAGTGAGTATCATCTCTCTTAACTTACTTATTGATTCTGATAATTTATAACGTTTTATTTGGTCATAGAGCTCGTAGGCTTGAAAATAGTGTTCTGGATGGTTAAAGGCTTGCTGACGTGATCTTAGTGGTCGTCAGCTTCACAACTCCCTACGCAAAAATCAATCTAAGTTCCGGGTATCTACCCTGACTATGTCCTACATCAAAATAGCAACAGAAATGCGCCATGGGATGGGTTTTATAGTATGAATTTACCGTATTTATAAGCAGTTATACTCGAAGTGTTATGGATCCGAATGGCCCCAAAAAAGCGGGTGAATATTGGCGTTTATTCGGTGATGGCCAGGGCTGCATTAATTTGGGTGCTACTCTGGATTGGTTTTAGAATTGAAAAAGCCGCATGTCGGGCTGACTTTTACCGATTTGGCGTTACGAGGTGTCATAAGCATAAAAAAGCCGCCCTTTCGGACGGCTGGTGGGAATTCAACAATGTAATACAAGGAAAAGGGAGTGAGTAGTTACTACTCTTAAGGCATCAGCCCTCAATCAGCTTACCGGTGCCAATTTCAATTTTTCTTGGCTTTAACGCTTCCGGTACTTCGCGTTCCAGGTCAATTAATAACAAACCGTTTTCAAGCGAAGCACCAATCACTTTTACATGGTCGCCCAGCTGGAATTTGCGCTCAAAGTTGCGCTCGGCAATGCCCTGGTGAATAAATTTTCGGTCGGTTTTGTCTTCTTTATTTTGCTTCTCGCCCTTGACGCTCAGCGTGTTGTTTTCCGACTCCAGCGACAACTCCTGCTCCGTAAAGCCGGCCACCGCCATGGTAATTTGGTACTTGTCTTCAGCTAACGCTTCGATGTTGTAAGGCGGGTAGCTGGGCTGTTTTTCGCTGCTACGCTGCGCCGCATCCATCATAGATGCAAGGTGATCGAAACCGATGAATGAACGGTAAAGGGGTGATAAATCTACTGTACGCATAATCGTATCCTCATAAAGCGATAATTAAGCCATTTACTCTTTACAATAAACCAGTAAATAGCGGGTTTCTAACTCTAACATTACTTAAATAAAGGCTTTTAAAACAAAGTCTTAGTTCGGTTTGGGACCCTATCGGCGTCCTCACAAATCTATCTATGGCCGGGGCCAATACTTTTCAAGGAAGTTTTTTGAATAAAGTTTGAGGTTTATTTTATGTTTTTGATATTTAATGGCTTTTATTTTTAGTTGTTTGCTATGGATCTTTGCTCAGGTCAGCCACCGTTTTGCTGCCAGTGGTTACCGGCTCAAGGCCAGGATGACGGAGGCAAAGCCGGGAGAGTGAAAATATAAATTTGCCAGAGGTTTAATAAAGTCTAACTAAAGACATAGTTGCCGTTTAGTAAACGAACGGAATTAAGCGAGTAACGCACAAACTAGCAAACACAACCTGTCATTCCGTACTCGATGCGGGATCTACTTGAATACACTGCAATACCAGTAGATGGGCCATTAAGCATGCGTCGCTTGTTAGGGTATGACTCAGGTGTTGAGCCGGGTAAGGCTAAAACGTGGCGCTGATGCGACCAGGTGATGCAAAAGTGCCACGTGTGTTTGTTATTAAACCAGTTTGGCTTTGCCTGCCTCAACGGTAAAA
This window of the Pseudoalteromonas rubra genome carries:
- a CDS encoding DUF2971 domain-containing protein, producing MFIGCFLPDSDSLNMWRFYSKNHFNDDACGCAITFNTEGFFDYRLMAEQNNHTEQERRKPSFANTGRSPQESAAFYRVMYLKDNFKLLGQGATKLQSYFKDLKKEVDKFVGKNPTPEKLQTLAWLLGPLPYLLKDANYKDEREHRVIVTHLDYGAKEIQSAAPDFAQGTAPRLYLELHRDDHLAPIEYVTLGPKAPNKEMMAPYWRHQLASRFSAKLDIRPSRCAYK
- a CDS encoding Hsp20 family protein, with the protein product MRTVDLSPLYRSFIGFDHLASMMDAAQRSSEKQPSYPPYNIEALAEDKYQITMAVAGFTEQELSLESENNTLSVKGEKQNKEDKTDRKFIHQGIAERNFERKFQLGDHVKVIGASLENGLLLIDLEREVPEALKPRKIEIGTGKLIEG
- a CDS encoding isocitrate lyase, producing the protein MSSYTSQIDRLTTLCQSQGSAWQGINPEFATRMHLQNRFKTGLDIAKYTAKIMREDMAAYDADSSQYTQSLGCWHGFTAQQMMMAIKRHNKTTKRSYVYLSGWMVAALRSEFGPLPDQSMHEKTAVPKLIEEIYTFLKQADARELDHLYKALDEAKAQGGDVQAITAQIDNFETHVVPIIADIDAGFGNEEATYLLAKQMIEAGACAIQIENQVSDAKQCGHQAGKVTVPHEDFLAKINAVRYAFLELGVEDGIIVARTDSLGASLTQKIPVSKTPGDLASQYNAFLDTTVISSAADLEEGDMVIKQEGELRKPVRLDNGLYQFKEGTEKDRVVLDCVTSLQSGADLLWIETEKPNVEQIAELVNRVREQVPNAKLVYNNSPSFNWTLKFREQVYAEWQAQGKDLSAYPDPSQDPKALMAPELDQSELAAEADTKVRTFQRDGAAQAGIFHHLITLPTYHTAALSTDILAEGYFGDLGMLAYVRDVQRQEIRREQASVKHQDLAGSNIGDTHKEYFSGENALKAGGEANTMNQF
- a CDS encoding malate synthase G; its protein translation is MSSHILQAGLRIDSRLFDFVDQALLPGTRINADDFWSGFANIIRTLTPKNRALLEKRDSLQKQIDDYHLSNPGWNAEKYRTFLTKIGYLVPAIEAQSITTAQVEPEIARIAGPQLVVPVSNARFALNAANARWGSLYDALYGTDVLSEEDGAERASAYNPVRGFKVMAYGRQLLDRMLPLAHGSHIESTNYAVVQGELIITLNDSSQVKLTEPAQFVGYNGQPQNPTALLFKHNDLHFEILIDPQDPIGEADKAGIKDIILESALTTIMDCEDSVAAVDAEDKVQVYRNWLGLMQGTLKEEFVKGGQSVVRSLNADKTYLTPDGGSLTLKGRAMMFVRNVGHLMTTPAILDEQGEEVFEGMVDAVITATAALHDLHGDGVLKNSSAQSVNIVKPKMHGPEEVALTGELFDAVEELLGLPANTLKMGIMDEERRTSVNLQACINAAQSRVVFINTGFLDRTGDEIHTSMLAGPVLPKGEIKAQPWIAAYEDRNVDIGLASGFAGKAQIGKGMWPMPDKMALMMEQKLAHPKSGANTAWVPSPTAATLHAMHYHDVKVATLQQQIAQRQMASLDDLLTPPLLGERQLSEEDIQTELDNNAQGILGYVVRWIEQGIGCSKVPDINHIGLMEDRATLRISSQHIANWLHHGICTEEQVKRTFVRMATIVDEQNSHDPHYVPMSGDNMTDNLAFSAALALVLDGKAQPNGYTEPLLHAYRRQYKQLAQ
- a CDS encoding HvfC/BufC family peptide modification chaperone → MTYSTPELSQLQYWLSHVSNSHGDVSQKCLTSDLSLKQGAKAASHLAEEHQQKTYSAAHVKRLKACLKGEFSLLCALMGEDVFDVFAKECVMALPSKALTFHTLGKAFVRFLANSWPQGKFNTSQSALFEVYVELGRFERAKAEVLAAKGSEQMPPAEFALNEFELLGGGASLNIMVPDCVRLLMSEYDIFPLLSQLENRQTKGGESPAMPARETRYIALTQQNGQLTTQPLTHWQADLLSHCNQATSFEQALANSARRQGMEPAVLRARLAIWLPAAVASGLLLVAETAKRPTATT